One genomic window of Tatumella citrea includes the following:
- a CDS encoding MFS transporter — protein sequence MQSSNTEPYSSPAESPPVNSRSKVLVASLVGTAIEFFDFYIYATAAVIVFPHIFFPQGDATVATLQSLATFAIAFVARPIGSAIFGHFGDRIGRKATLVASLLTMGVSTVIIGLLPSYSTIGVAAPLLLALARFGQGLGLGGEWGGAALLATENAPAKKRALYGSFPQLGAPIGFFFANGTFLLLSWLLTDQQFMDWGWRVPFICSAILVIIGLYVRVSLHESPVFAKIQKENKQVKVPIGTLLSKHLGATILGTFIMLATYTLFYIMTVYSMSFGTAPAPVGLGFSRNSFLWMLMIAVIGFGVTIPIAGMLADRFGRRQTMIVITLLLIGFSLLFPVMLGSGSPLMVMLFLLAGLSIMGLTFGPMGALLPELFPTEVRYTGASFSYNLSSILGASVAPYIATWLKAEYGLFAVGLYLGTMAVITLLALIISKETRHQTLFDAT from the coding sequence ATGCAAAGCAGCAATACTGAACCTTACTCGTCACCTGCAGAATCCCCCCCGGTGAATTCAAGAAGCAAAGTGCTTGTCGCCTCTCTGGTAGGAACTGCCATTGAGTTTTTTGACTTCTATATTTATGCCACCGCTGCGGTCATTGTATTTCCGCATATATTTTTCCCGCAGGGTGATGCCACTGTAGCAACACTCCAGTCGTTGGCGACCTTCGCCATCGCTTTTGTTGCCAGACCCATCGGGTCCGCCATTTTTGGCCACTTCGGTGACAGAATCGGTCGTAAAGCGACCCTGGTAGCCTCACTACTCACCATGGGCGTTTCCACCGTAATTATCGGGCTACTGCCGTCTTATTCCACCATTGGTGTTGCCGCACCTCTGTTGCTGGCTCTGGCTCGTTTCGGCCAGGGACTGGGACTCGGTGGTGAATGGGGAGGAGCTGCATTATTGGCGACCGAAAATGCTCCGGCCAAAAAACGCGCCCTGTATGGTTCTTTTCCGCAGCTGGGAGCACCGATTGGCTTCTTCTTCGCTAATGGTACTTTTTTGCTCCTTTCGTGGTTGCTGACTGATCAGCAGTTTATGGACTGGGGCTGGCGTGTGCCGTTTATTTGCTCGGCTATCCTGGTCATCATTGGTTTATATGTTCGTGTTTCACTGCATGAAAGCCCGGTTTTTGCCAAAATCCAGAAAGAAAATAAACAGGTGAAAGTTCCGATTGGTACTTTACTGTCAAAGCACCTGGGCGCGACCATACTCGGCACATTTATTATGCTGGCCACATATACGCTGTTCTATATTATGACCGTCTATTCGATGAGTTTCGGAACTGCGCCGGCACCGGTCGGGCTGGGCTTCTCGCGTAACAGTTTTCTGTGGATGCTGATGATTGCGGTAATTGGTTTTGGGGTAACGATCCCGATTGCCGGAATGCTGGCTGACCGTTTTGGTCGCCGCCAGACGATGATTGTTATCACCCTGCTGCTGATTGGCTTTTCTCTGCTATTTCCGGTGATGTTAGGTTCCGGATCGCCGTTAATGGTGATGCTGTTCCTGTTAGCCGGCCTGAGCATCATGGGTCTTACCTTCGGACCTATGGGAGCACTACTGCCTGAATTGTTCCCGACAGAAGTTCGTTATACCGGTGCGTCCTTCTCTTATAATTTGTCATCTATCCTGGGTGCCTCTGTGGCGCCATACATCGCGACCTGGTTAAAAGCCGAGTATGGCCTGTTTGCGGTGGGCTTGTATCTGGGAACCATGGCTGTAATCACTCTGCTGGCATTAATCATCAGCAAAGAGACCCGCCATCAGACTTTATTTGATGCAACCTGA
- a CDS encoding LysE family translocator: MTVTESLIAYTFTAGLLTLTPGLDTALVLRTATVEGRKQAVRAALGINIGCILWGFAVACGLGALIAVSELAYDVLKYCGAAYLCWLGLGMLLRPRKGITSADDKHQKKDTNWLLRGITGNLLNPKVGIFYVSFLPQFIPQGHSLFFWTLGLVGIHMLLGICWLMTLIAATRPLSAFFKRPAVVTTMDRATGAVLLSFAAKLAFSKR, translated from the coding sequence ATGACTGTCACAGAAAGCCTGATTGCCTATACATTTACCGCCGGATTACTGACTCTGACACCGGGACTGGATACTGCGCTGGTTCTGAGAACCGCCACTGTTGAGGGGCGTAAGCAGGCAGTCCGTGCTGCTCTGGGAATCAATATCGGGTGTATTCTGTGGGGGTTCGCCGTCGCCTGTGGGCTGGGAGCTCTGATCGCTGTTTCTGAACTGGCCTATGATGTACTGAAGTATTGCGGTGCCGCCTATCTATGCTGGCTGGGCCTGGGAATGCTGCTACGCCCGCGTAAAGGAATTACCAGCGCTGATGACAAACACCAGAAAAAAGACACTAACTGGCTGCTGCGTGGCATTACGGGTAACCTGCTGAACCCGAAAGTCGGTATTTTTTACGTATCCTTTTTACCGCAGTTTATCCCACAGGGCCATTCACTGTTCTTCTGGACTCTGGGGCTGGTCGGGATTCATATGTTACTGGGAATTTGCTGGCTGATGACACTGATTGCTGCAACCCGGCCACTGAGCGCTTTTTTCAAACGTCCGGCCGTCGTCACTACCATGGACCGTGCTACCGGTGCCGTTCTGCTGTCATTTGCTGCAAAGCTGGCCTTTAGTAAACGCTAA
- the ilvC gene encoding ketol-acid reductoisomerase, with product MANYFNTLNLRNQLSQLGKCRFMSRDEFADEASFLKGKKVVIVGCGAQGLNQGLNMRDSGLDIAYALRAEAIAEKRASWRKASDNGFKVGTYEELIPQADLVVNLTPDKQHSAVVQAVQPLMKDGAALGYSHGFNIVEVGETIRKDITVVMVAPKCPGTEVREEYKRGFGVPTLIAVHPENDPKGEGLAIAKAWAAATGGHRAGVLESSFVAEVKSDLMGEQTILCGMLQAGSLLCFDKLVAEGTDAAYAEKLIQFGWETITESLKFGGITLMMDRLSNPAKLRAYELSEQLKEIMAPLFRKHMDDIISGAFSSGMMADWANDDKDLLTWREETGKTPFETASQFEGKIAEQDYYDQGVVMIAMVKAGVELAFETMVASGIIEESAYYESLHELPLIANTIARKRLYEMNVVISDTAEYGNYLFSFAAVPLLKDFMASLQTGDLGQETLSGNAVDNAQLRDVNEAIRHHPIEAVGSKLRGYMTDMKRIAVAG from the coding sequence ATGGCTAACTATTTCAACACTCTGAATCTGCGCAACCAGTTATCGCAGTTAGGCAAATGCCGTTTTATGTCTCGCGATGAATTTGCAGATGAAGCCAGCTTTCTGAAAGGCAAAAAAGTCGTGATTGTCGGCTGTGGCGCTCAGGGGCTTAACCAGGGTCTGAATATGCGTGATTCCGGTCTGGATATTGCTTATGCCCTGCGTGCAGAAGCGATTGCCGAGAAGCGTGCCTCATGGCGTAAAGCATCAGACAACGGTTTTAAAGTGGGTACCTATGAAGAACTGATCCCACAGGCTGACCTGGTGGTTAACCTGACTCCGGACAAACAGCACTCAGCTGTTGTTCAGGCAGTTCAGCCGCTGATGAAAGACGGCGCTGCACTGGGCTATTCGCACGGTTTTAACATCGTTGAAGTTGGCGAAACTATCCGTAAAGATATTACCGTGGTGATGGTTGCTCCGAAATGTCCGGGTACCGAAGTTCGTGAAGAATACAAACGTGGTTTCGGTGTTCCTACTCTGATCGCCGTTCACCCTGAAAATGATCCGAAAGGCGAAGGTCTGGCGATTGCTAAAGCCTGGGCAGCGGCGACCGGTGGTCATCGTGCTGGTGTTCTGGAATCTTCTTTCGTTGCTGAAGTTAAATCTGACCTGATGGGTGAGCAGACTATCCTGTGTGGTATGTTGCAGGCAGGTTCTTTACTGTGCTTCGACAAGCTGGTGGCTGAAGGTACTGATGCGGCCTATGCAGAAAAACTGATCCAGTTTGGTTGGGAAACTATCACTGAATCCCTGAAATTCGGCGGTATTACGCTGATGATGGATCGTCTGTCTAACCCGGCAAAACTGCGTGCTTATGAGCTGTCTGAGCAACTGAAAGAGATCATGGCTCCGCTGTTCCGTAAACACATGGATGACATTATCTCTGGTGCATTCTCTTCCGGAATGATGGCTGACTGGGCGAATGATGATAAAGATCTGCTGACCTGGCGTGAAGAAACCGGGAAAACCCCGTTCGAAACCGCTTCACAGTTTGAAGGTAAAATCGCTGAGCAGGATTACTATGACCAGGGTGTAGTAATGATCGCGATGGTTAAAGCCGGGGTTGAACTGGCGTTTGAAACCATGGTTGCTTCCGGCATCATCGAAGAATCAGCTTACTATGAGTCACTGCATGAGCTGCCACTGATTGCTAACACCATTGCCCGTAAGCGTCTGTATGAAATGAACGTGGTTATTTCTGATACTGCTGAATATGGTAACTATTTGTTCTCATTTGCTGCGGTACCGCTGCTGAAAGACTTTATGGCTTCGTTGCAGACTGGTGATTTAGGTCAGGAAACCCTGAGCGGCAATGCGGTTGATAACGCGCAGCTGCGTGACGTTAACGAAGCGATTCGTCATCACCCAATCGAAGCTGTGGGTAGCAAACTGCGTGGTTATATGACTGACATGAAACGTATTGCTGTTGCCGGTTAA
- the ilvY gene encoding HTH-type transcriptional activator IlvY, translating into MDLRDLKLFLHLAESRHFGQTARAIHVSPSTLSRQIQRLEEEVGHPLFVRDNRSVALTEAGETFSQFARQTLLHYQQLRHLMDLNSPSLSGELHLFCSVTAAYSHLPPILDRFRAEHPQVEIKLSTGDPADAVQKISSGEADLAIAGKPESLPSGIAFNPLDVLPLALIAPALPCPVRSAVNEADPDWSSIPFIFPEQGPVRRSVDLWLRRRKITSPLIYATVAGHEAMVSMVALGCGVALLPVVVLDNSPEPVRNRIMSLPVSDTGEPLELGVCVQKKRLGEPLVNAFWDLL; encoded by the coding sequence ATGGATTTACGGGACCTGAAATTATTTCTTCATCTGGCAGAAAGTCGTCATTTCGGGCAGACGGCTCGCGCCATACATGTCAGCCCTTCCACACTGTCGCGGCAGATTCAACGGCTGGAAGAAGAGGTAGGCCACCCGTTGTTTGTACGAGATAACCGTTCAGTTGCACTGACCGAGGCAGGGGAGACTTTCAGCCAGTTTGCCCGCCAGACCCTGCTGCATTATCAGCAGTTACGGCATTTGATGGATCTCAACAGTCCTTCCCTGAGCGGGGAATTGCACCTGTTTTGTTCGGTAACAGCTGCCTACAGTCATCTGCCACCGATTCTCGATCGTTTCCGGGCAGAACATCCGCAGGTCGAAATTAAATTATCCACCGGTGACCCGGCCGATGCCGTCCAGAAAATCAGCTCCGGTGAAGCAGACCTGGCAATTGCGGGGAAACCTGAGTCACTGCCTTCCGGTATTGCCTTCAATCCACTGGATGTGTTGCCGCTGGCACTGATCGCTCCGGCATTGCCCTGCCCGGTCCGCAGCGCGGTCAATGAAGCAGATCCTGACTGGAGCAGCATTCCGTTTATTTTCCCCGAACAAGGCCCTGTCCGACGCAGCGTTGATCTTTGGCTGCGACGCAGAAAAATCACCAGTCCCCTGATATATGCCACAGTAGCGGGGCATGAAGCGATGGTGTCGATGGTAGCATTAGGTTGCGGAGTGGCATTACTGCCGGTGGTAGTTCTGGATAACAGCCCGGAACCGGTCCGTAACCGTATTATGTCGCTGCCGGTGAGCGATACCGGTGAGCCGCTGGAACTGGGAGTTTGTGTGCAGAAGAAGCGGCTCGGAGAGCCGCTGGTGAATGCATTCTGGGATTTACTGTAA
- the ilvA gene encoding threonine ammonia-lyase, biosynthetic, with protein MAASKPLSSAPTGAEYLHAALRSPVYEVTQITPLQKMEKLSERLGNTIVVKREDRQPVHSFKLRGAYAMIAGLNEQQRAQGVITASAGNHAQGVALSASRRGIKSLIVMPVATADIKVDAVRAFGGEAYLYGANFDEAKAKAIELAEQHGYSFVPPFDHPAVIAGQGTLALELLQQDAHIDRIFVPVGGGGLAAGVAVVIKQLMPEIKVIAVEAEDSACLKAALDAGEPVDLPRVGLFAEGVAVKRVGSETFRLCQQYLDDIVTVDSDAICSAMKDIFEDVRAIAEPSGALALAGMKKYIQQHDIKDERLAHVLSGANVNFHGLRYVSERCELGEQREALLAVTIPEQQGSFLKFCQILGGRAVTEFNYRYADDKNACIFVGVRLTRGLEERAEIVRQLSEGGYQVVDLSDDEMAKLHLRYMVGGRPGKPLQERLYSFEFPESPGALLKFLQTLGTHWNISLFHYRSHGTDYGRVLAAFELSDNEPRFAEHLTALGYDFHDESDNPAFRFFLAGR; from the coding sequence ATGGCTGCTTCCAAACCTCTTTCGTCCGCACCTACGGGTGCGGAGTATCTTCATGCCGCCCTGCGTTCTCCGGTTTATGAGGTTACTCAAATTACTCCGTTGCAGAAAATGGAGAAACTGTCAGAGCGACTCGGCAATACTATCGTTGTTAAACGTGAAGATCGTCAGCCGGTTCATAGTTTTAAGTTGCGTGGTGCTTACGCAATGATTGCCGGCCTGAATGAACAGCAAAGAGCACAGGGTGTGATTACTGCTTCGGCAGGTAACCACGCTCAGGGAGTAGCGCTCTCTGCCAGTCGCCGCGGGATAAAATCTCTGATTGTTATGCCAGTCGCGACTGCTGATATCAAAGTAGATGCTGTTCGTGCGTTTGGCGGAGAAGCTTATCTGTACGGTGCAAACTTTGATGAAGCTAAGGCGAAAGCCATAGAGCTGGCAGAGCAACATGGTTACAGCTTTGTGCCTCCGTTCGACCACCCGGCAGTGATTGCCGGGCAGGGGACACTGGCGCTGGAATTATTGCAGCAGGATGCGCATATCGACCGGATTTTCGTGCCGGTGGGCGGCGGTGGTCTGGCTGCCGGTGTGGCAGTTGTGATTAAACAACTGATGCCGGAAATCAAGGTGATTGCGGTAGAAGCCGAAGATTCCGCCTGCCTGAAAGCGGCACTGGATGCCGGAGAACCTGTAGATTTACCACGGGTTGGTCTGTTTGCTGAAGGTGTGGCGGTTAAACGGGTGGGCAGTGAAACATTCCGTCTGTGTCAGCAATACCTCGACGATATTGTGACTGTGGACAGTGATGCCATTTGCTCAGCAATGAAAGATATTTTTGAAGACGTGCGTGCCATCGCCGAACCTTCCGGCGCACTGGCACTGGCAGGAATGAAAAAATATATTCAACAGCATGACATCAAAGATGAGCGACTGGCGCATGTGCTTTCCGGCGCGAATGTGAATTTCCACGGGCTGCGTTATGTATCGGAGCGTTGCGAGCTCGGAGAACAACGTGAAGCTTTGCTGGCAGTTACCATTCCGGAACAGCAGGGTAGTTTTCTGAAATTCTGCCAGATTCTTGGCGGACGCGCGGTGACCGAATTTAATTACCGGTATGCCGATGATAAAAATGCCTGCATTTTTGTCGGAGTCCGCTTAACCCGTGGTCTGGAAGAACGTGCCGAGATTGTTCGCCAACTGAGCGAAGGTGGCTATCAGGTTGTTGATCTGTCTGATGACGAAATGGCGAAGCTGCACCTTCGCTATATGGTTGGGGGCAGACCAGGGAAACCATTGCAGGAAAGACTGTACAGCTTTGAGTTTCCGGAATCTCCCGGAGCATTGCTGAAATTCCTGCAAACCCTGGGTACGCACTGGAATATTTCACTATTCCATTACCGGAGCCATGGCACCGATTACGGCAGGGTACTGGCGGCCTTCGAGCTGAGCGATAATGAACCACGTTTCGCTGAACATCTGACAGCCCTTGGCTATGACTTTCATGATGAAAGCGATAACCCTGCGTTTCGTTTCTTCCTGGCTGGCCGGTAG
- the ilvD gene encoding dihydroxy-acid dehydratase: MPKYRSATTTHGRNMAGARALWRATGMTDDDFGKPIIAVVNSFTQFVPGHVHLRDLGKLVAEQIEAAGGVAKEFNTIAVDDGIAMGHGGMLYSLPSRELIADSVEYMVNAHCADAMVCISNCDKITPGMLMASLRLNIPVIFVSGGPMEAGKTKLSDKIIKLDLVDAMIQGANPNVSDADSEQIERSACPTCGSCSGMFTANSMNCLTEALGLSQPGNGSLLATHADREQLFINAGKRIVGLTKRYYEQDDASVLPRNIASKAAFENAMTLDIAMGGSTNTVLHLLAAAQEGEIDFDISDIDRLSRKVPHLCKVAPSTQKYHMEDVHRAGGVIGILGELDRAGLLDTSVPNILGTTLREALDNYDIMLTSDEAVKKMYRAGPAGIRTTKAFSQDCRWDTLDDDRENGCIRTREHAFSQDGGLAVLYGNLALDGCIVKTAGVDKEILTFRGPAKVYESQDDAVEAILGGKVVAGDVVVIRYEGPKGGPGMQEMLYPTTYLKSMGLGKSCALITDGRFSGGTSGLSIGHASPEAANGGAIALVKDGDTIDINIPGRTISLDISEAEIEARRAAEEARGSAAYTPRDRQREVSFALRAYASLATSADKGAVRDKSKLGG; encoded by the coding sequence ATGCCTAAGTACCGTTCCGCTACCACCACCCATGGGCGAAATATGGCGGGAGCCCGCGCACTATGGCGCGCGACCGGAATGACTGATGATGATTTTGGTAAACCTATCATCGCAGTTGTTAACTCATTCACTCAGTTTGTACCTGGTCATGTTCACTTGCGTGATCTGGGTAAACTGGTTGCCGAGCAGATCGAAGCTGCCGGTGGTGTCGCCAAAGAATTTAATACCATTGCCGTTGATGATGGTATCGCTATGGGTCACGGCGGAATGCTGTATTCATTACCGTCGCGTGAACTGATCGCGGACTCTGTAGAATATATGGTCAACGCGCACTGTGCAGATGCGATGGTCTGTATTTCTAACTGCGACAAGATCACCCCGGGAATGCTGATGGCATCTCTGCGTCTTAACATTCCGGTTATTTTTGTTTCCGGTGGTCCGATGGAAGCCGGTAAAACCAAGCTGTCTGACAAAATCATCAAACTGGATTTAGTGGATGCGATGATTCAGGGTGCAAACCCGAATGTCAGTGATGCTGACAGTGAGCAGATTGAACGTTCTGCCTGTCCGACCTGTGGTTCCTGCTCAGGGATGTTTACCGCTAACTCAATGAACTGTCTGACAGAAGCATTGGGTCTGTCTCAGCCGGGGAACGGTTCTCTGCTGGCAACTCATGCGGATCGTGAGCAGCTGTTTATCAATGCAGGTAAACGCATTGTCGGCCTGACTAAACGTTACTACGAGCAGGATGATGCTTCCGTGCTGCCACGCAACATTGCCAGCAAGGCTGCTTTTGAAAATGCGATGACGCTGGATATCGCGATGGGCGGATCAACCAACACAGTTCTGCACCTGCTGGCCGCGGCTCAGGAAGGCGAAATCGATTTCGATATTTCTGATATCGACCGGTTATCCCGCAAAGTTCCACACCTGTGTAAAGTTGCGCCAAGTACTCAGAAATACCATATGGAAGATGTTCACCGCGCCGGTGGCGTTATCGGGATTCTGGGAGAATTGGATCGCGCAGGACTGCTGGATACTTCTGTACCGAACATCCTGGGAACCACTCTGCGTGAAGCTCTGGATAACTACGACATCATGCTGACGTCCGATGAAGCGGTGAAAAAAATGTACCGTGCCGGCCCTGCCGGTATCCGTACCACTAAGGCATTCTCTCAGGATTGTCGCTGGGATACGCTGGATGATGACCGTGAAAACGGTTGTATTCGCACCCGTGAACATGCGTTCTCTCAGGACGGTGGACTGGCTGTGCTGTACGGCAACCTGGCGCTGGACGGATGTATTGTAAAAACCGCAGGTGTGGATAAAGAGATCCTGACCTTCCGTGGCCCGGCGAAAGTCTATGAAAGCCAGGATGATGCGGTTGAAGCTATTCTGGGCGGAAAAGTAGTGGCCGGTGATGTTGTTGTTATCCGCTACGAAGGTCCTAAAGGTGGCCCGGGCATGCAGGAAATGCTCTACCCTACTACCTATCTGAAATCGATGGGACTGGGAAAAAGCTGTGCTCTGATCACCGACGGACGTTTCTCTGGCGGCACATCCGGCCTGTCTATTGGTCATGCTTCTCCTGAGGCAGCCAATGGTGGTGCTATCGCGTTGGTTAAAGACGGCGATACCATCGATATCAATATTCCTGGCCGTACTATCAGCCTGGATATCAGCGAAGCAGAAATTGAGGCTCGTCGTGCCGCAGAAGAAGCGCGCGGAAGTGCGGCCTATACCCCGCGTGACCGTCAGCGTGAAGTCTCTTTCGCCCTGCGTGCTTACGCCTCTCTCGCAACCAGTGCCGATAAAGGCGCTGTACGTGATAAGAGCAAACTGGGGGGATAA
- the ilvE gene encoding branched-chain-amino-acid transaminase, which translates to MSTKKAEFIWFNGEMVKWEEAKVSVMSHALHYGTSVFEGVRCYDSHKGPVVFRHREHMQRLRDSAKIYRFPVSQSVDELMEACREVLRVNNLKSAYIRPLVFVGDVGLGVNPPEGFSTDVIIAAFPWGAYLGAEALEQGIDAMVSSWNRVAANTIPTAAKAGGNYLSSLLVGSEARRHGYQEGIALDVNGYVSEGAGENLFEVKDGILFTPPFTSSALPGITRDAIIKLAAELGIEVREQVLSRESLYLADEVFMSGTAAEITPVRSVDGIQVGEGRCGPVTKRIQQAFFGLFTGETEDKWGWLDQVNP; encoded by the coding sequence ATGAGTACTAAAAAAGCAGAGTTTATCTGGTTCAACGGGGAAATGGTTAAATGGGAAGAAGCCAAAGTCAGCGTCATGTCTCATGCTCTGCACTATGGTACTTCGGTCTTTGAAGGTGTGCGCTGCTACGATTCGCACAAAGGCCCGGTTGTCTTCCGTCACCGTGAACACATGCAACGTCTGCGTGACTCTGCCAAAATTTATCGCTTCCCGGTGTCACAGAGTGTTGATGAGCTGATGGAAGCATGTCGTGAAGTATTACGCGTCAACAATCTGAAAAGTGCATATATCCGTCCACTGGTTTTTGTCGGTGATGTCGGGCTTGGCGTTAACCCACCGGAAGGGTTTAGCACTGATGTGATTATTGCCGCGTTCCCGTGGGGAGCTTATCTGGGTGCTGAAGCGTTGGAGCAGGGTATTGATGCGATGGTTTCTTCATGGAACCGTGTAGCAGCCAATACTATTCCTACCGCGGCAAAAGCCGGTGGTAACTACCTGTCCTCTCTGCTGGTTGGCAGCGAAGCTCGTCGCCACGGCTATCAGGAAGGTATTGCCCTGGATGTAAATGGTTATGTGTCTGAAGGTGCAGGTGAGAACCTGTTTGAAGTGAAGGATGGCATTCTGTTTACCCCGCCATTCACCTCTTCAGCCTTACCGGGAATTACCCGTGATGCTATCATCAAACTGGCAGCAGAGCTGGGCATCGAAGTTCGCGAGCAGGTTCTGTCACGTGAATCACTGTATCTGGCAGATGAAGTCTTTATGTCAGGAACTGCTGCCGAAATTACCCCGGTGCGTAGTGTTGACGGAATTCAGGTAGGCGAAGGTCGTTGTGGTCCTGTGACTAAACGTATTCAGCAGGCTTTCTTTGGCCTGTTTACCGGTGAAACAGAAGATAAATGGGGCTGGCTGGATCAGGTCAACCCATAA